A window of Roseburia hominis A2-183 genomic DNA:
TCTGCTGTCTTATCAATATAGACAGGCAGTTCAACCGGTGCTAAGTTATCGGTATCTACAATCATCTTTTTTGCAGGTGATAAAATAATCTTCATTATGCCAATTCCTTAAGCATATTTTCAGGATCATCTGCCGCCTTGACTTTATCATTTGCCTTTATAATGATTCCCTGCTCATCAATAAGATATGTAGTTCTTACTACGCCAATAGATACTTTTCCATAATTTTTCTTTTCTTTCCAGACATCATATGCTTCAATAACTTTACGATCCGGATCTGCTAATAGCGTAAATGCCAGTCCGTATTTTTCTTCAAATCTCTTGTGAGACGCTACAGAGTCCTTGCTTACTCCGAGAATAACAGCTCCCTTCTCAGTAAACTGTGGATAACGCTCAGAAAAGCCACATGCCTGCTTCGTACATCCTGGTGTATTATCCTTTGGATAAAAATATAAGATCACTTTTTTTCCTGCATAATCGCTTAATTTATGCATTTCTCCATTCTGATCCGGCAATTCAAAGTCCGGTGCTTTTATTCCTAACTCTAACATTTACTATTCCTCCGCTTTTGTATTTTCCACCTGTTTTCTTGTTCTTTTATTACCTGAAATCATTTTATGACCAGAATAGACTGCCATAATCATGCATATCAGAGAGCCAAATGCAAAGTATTTGTGTGCTGCTTTTAACCCTTTATATCCTGTATAAAAAGTTCCAACCATTGTAACTATTGCTCCGATTGACCAATATTTATGTGCTTTCATGATACACCTCCATATTTTATTATCAACATCATAATACAACAATTTATTATTTTTCAACACCAGCATTTTTCATAGTTTTCTTTTAAGTCAGCAACCACCAGTTCAACTGGTGGTTTGCTATAAGCCCTCCAAAGGGCTATGTTACTACTCGCCCCAAAGGGCGGTGTCACAAGCATTTTTACTGGTCCGCTATAAAGCGGTACTTCTTGAATCTTCTTTTCTCGATTCTTCTGCTTGTTCTTTTATATACTTCTGTACTGCCTCGTCTGTGATATTACCGATTGTTTCCACATAATATCCTCTTGCCCAAAATGCTGCTTTATCCCACTTACTCTGTAACTCTGGGTGACGATCGTATAGCATTAGGGTGCTTTTACCCTTTAAATATCCCATAAAATCTGAGACACTTAATTTCGGTGGTATTGCGACACTTAAATGCACATGATCTACACAAACTGCTCCTGCAATTATTTCTACATTTTTATATTTGCATAGTGTATTTAAGATTTCACGTACATCCTCTCTTACCTTCCCATACAATACCTTTTTCCGATATTGGGGAATGAAAACGATGTGATATTGGCATTTCCATCTAGTGTGTGATATGCTTTTATTGTCCACTTGGACCACCTCCTGTGTTGAGTTTGGCTTGCGACACCATTCTCAATATACCACAGGAGGTTTTTCTTTTTTATCCTCACCGTTTCCAACTATTCCATTCTCCCCAGCATAGCTGGGGGATTAGACTTTTCATTCAAGAAAAAGGCGTGTTCATGGGAGTAAGCAACAATGTAGTCATTCTTTCTTTTATTAGTACTATTTTAAAATATTCTATTTCGCTATCACCCTCATTGACTCCCTTGGTTTCCTCATAAAAGTCTCAATAGAAATTTGCTCAATCTTTGTTCCATCCTTAAGAACAACAATGTCCCCATTCTCCATAATTATTGTCTTATCATCATACTTGAAACCAGGCTCAGCATCCGTCTCGTTGACCGATGCGTCATTTGCCAATCTTCGTACTTCAATGTACAGGCGATATTCTTCCTCTGAACTGATATGAAGATCTGGCACATCTGGACAGTGCTGCAACAAGAACATATTTGTAAAGAATGGGAAATCCCTGACTTCTTTTGCAACCAATGGGATGTTTAATTCTTTCCATTCCTTAATCTCAAATCGATAATATGCCTCATCAGAATTCTTTGGAATCTCTCGTATGTCTCTACGCTTTACAGCACTTGTCTTTGTAACCTCACCATAGTACCTGATTCCCGCTTCTCTCCCAAAGATATTGATAGATTGATAAATTGCCACATAATGAATTGGTAAATCCGCATCCCTAATCTTTGACGCCGGGATATGATAAAACTTATACTTTAAGCAAGTATCCAACTGTGCTCTGTTTCTCAACGCTCCAACCAGCACATCGCGTTGATTCCAATCAATCTTGGCAAGCTTGTCCTCAATACCTCTTGGCAATGTTGCTCTTTCAAATGCCGAATCTGGAGAATCAGCTATCAAAGCATCAAGCATATCCTGTACCATAGAAGTCTCTGAAGGAAGAAATGGCAAACCGCCTATGTTCACTTTCTCAATACTTTCGAAGAATTTGTGATTTCTATATTCTTCCTTATTTGCATAAGGGAATAACACATATGCCCCAAACATTGTTCTCTCGTATGGATCTGCACCATTATGATAAACAATCGCATCTCTGTAACGATGCATTGTATTTATATCATCCGTTTCAGGACCAGGTGTATGTGAAATAGTATTGTAATAATCACTGCCTTCCAACGCAGGATTTACGCGATACTTTGCATCAAATACATATTCATATTTAACCTTTTTTCCAACCTGATTTACCGTCTTTTTCTCAAGTGAAAGAACATTATCGGGCTTTTGCGCCACGGTCGGAACTTGTCCTGACTTAGGGTTGTACGATAGTGTAATCACTTCTCCATTCTCTGAATTACGATACTTAACCTTTGACGAGGAGCCCTTTACCAAAGATACAAACAAACCATTTCCCTGAACCTTAACTATATCTTGAGAAATCAATTCATATCGATCCTTCATCATGCTATTGAGCTTGATAAAGCACCAATACTCATATAATAAAGCCAAATCTTTTACAGAAATATTGAAGACATCTCCTGTAATAGATAATCCTCTTAAAAGCATCAAATAGTATTTATACAAATCCCTATATCCTGGAGCCATTGAGAAAACTAATGACATACCGGAGGATGCTTCTTTTGCCTCAACATCAGCCAAAAAAGTAGTATTACAACGCCGGTTTAGTTCTCTCACCATTCCGTCAATCTTGGCTATTACGGCCTGGTCTTCTTTTCGCTGCAATTTAAGATAATTCTTTTTGAATGATTCCAACTTCCTCGCAGTTGAAAGCAGTATGTATTTTGTAAGCTGATTCTCTTTTGTATCATATGAAACTTGTTTTCTTACAGCCAATGCTCTTTCAATGCGAATCTCTCCATTCACTCTCTTCGCTTGATCTGGATGCTTTTTAATCCATCTTATCGTTCTGCCATCAGTCTTCTTAACTTTGTGACTTGGTAAAACTTGATGTGTTGTATCTAGCACATGATGAGGCTGTGACATAATGGTATCTGCCGCTTTAATAAAATCTTTGTATATCTTGTTTATAACCGCAAAGAATTCAACTGGACTACTATTCACCTTTTCGCTCTGCTGATATCCTAAATATGTTTTCTTAAGGAAATCAAAAACAACATTGTAAACTTCCTTAGTTACATCTTCGACAATCTGCTTATAATCGTTTTGATAATCGATTTTAGTAGGAAAAACCTCTATAACAAGGCGCAAGTAATTAACACCATCAATTTGGATCACTAAATCAGAAAAACCAATTTCATTTCCAAAATTGATGACGCCAGATAAAATCTCATGATTTCTACTCGCTCGTGTCACCTTGTTACGCACATTAAGGTTATCATGCCAAAACGCAACCTTATGTCCATCTACAGCTTCAATTACAATTTCATACTGCTGTTGCTCATAAAACATCGGATAGATTGAATATATACCCGTTGAAATTTCCCCATTTCTTGAGGAAAACCGTGGTACATCGCCATCCCTTAAAGTCATTTGAAAATCATCTACACAATGAACCTTAATTGATGAATCGCCGTTTTTATGCTCAATTCCTTGGAAGTTAGGATGTGTTGCCTTTCCTTTTATGGTGACACTTACTTTTTCAGTTTGCACATATAGCAACTCATTAGAGCCAGTAAGCTGTGAATCCATCCTCTTCAAATCTCCTTACCATGAAAGCAATCTTCTTTGCACTTTCCTTGTATTTGCAAGTTTCTTTATTTGCAG
This region includes:
- a CDS encoding DUF6219 family protein translates to MKAHKYWSIGAIVTMVGTFYTGYKGLKAAHKYFAFGSLICMIMAVYSGHKMISGNKRTRKQVENTKAEE
- the bcp gene encoding thioredoxin-dependent thiol peroxidase, yielding MLELGIKAPDFELPDQNGEMHKLSDYAGKKVILYFYPKDNTPGCTKQACGFSERYPQFTEKGAVILGVSKDSVASHKRFEEKYGLAFTLLADPDRKVIEAYDVWKEKKNYGKVSIGVVRTTYLIDEQGIIIKANDKVKAADDPENMLKELA
- a CDS encoding restriction endonuclease-like protein; the protein is MDSQLTGSNELLYVQTEKVSVTIKGKATHPNFQGIEHKNGDSSIKVHCVDDFQMTLRDGDVPRFSSRNGEISTGIYSIYPMFYEQQQYEIVIEAVDGHKVAFWHDNLNVRNKVTRASRNHEILSGVINFGNEIGFSDLVIQIDGVNYLRLVIEVFPTKIDYQNDYKQIVEDVTKEVYNVVFDFLKKTYLGYQQSEKVNSSPVEFFAVINKIYKDFIKAADTIMSQPHHVLDTTHQVLPSHKVKKTDGRTIRWIKKHPDQAKRVNGEIRIERALAVRKQVSYDTKENQLTKYILLSTARKLESFKKNYLKLQRKEDQAVIAKIDGMVRELNRRCNTTFLADVEAKEASSGMSLVFSMAPGYRDLYKYYLMLLRGLSITGDVFNISVKDLALLYEYWCFIKLNSMMKDRYELISQDIVKVQGNGLFVSLVKGSSSKVKYRNSENGEVITLSYNPKSGQVPTVAQKPDNVLSLEKKTVNQVGKKVKYEYVFDAKYRVNPALEGSDYYNTISHTPGPETDDINTMHRYRDAIVYHNGADPYERTMFGAYVLFPYANKEEYRNHKFFESIEKVNIGGLPFLPSETSMVQDMLDALIADSPDSAFERATLPRGIEDKLAKIDWNQRDVLVGALRNRAQLDTCLKYKFYHIPASKIRDADLPIHYVAIYQSINIFGREAGIRYYGEVTKTSAVKRRDIREIPKNSDEAYYRFEIKEWKELNIPLVAKEVRDFPFFTNMFLLQHCPDVPDLHISSEEEYRLYIEVRRLANDASVNETDAEPGFKYDDKTIIMENGDIVVLKDGTKIEQISIETFMRKPRESMRVIAK
- the tnpA gene encoding IS200/IS605 family transposase; this encodes MDNKSISHTRWKCQYHIVFIPQYRKKVLYGKVREDVREILNTLCKYKNVEIIAGAVCVDHVHLSVAIPPKLSVSDFMGYLKGKSTLMLYDRHPELQSKWDKAAFWARGYYVETIGNITDEAVQKYIKEQAEESRKEDSRSTAL